The nucleotide window TGCTTCCATTCCATGTGGAATTGCTGTGTTTCTGTAGCTTTGCGTTGCCTTTGATTGTCTCTGTTAACACTTTGGACTATCTATCTATGTAGTAGAAGTTCAACAGAAAGCAAAAAGAGGAATAAATGAATGAAGATGAAATTTGTGGTGGTTTGTAGTCATATTTTCTATAATTAAATTGTTCCAAACGTTGAGTTGACTTAAGATTAATTAAATTGTTGCAGTTGTCTTCCCTTTTACCTGCATTTAGTTACTTGAATCAAACTTAGTTATACTAGACTACTATGTCTGTAATTAGAAAAAAGAATGCCACTTGATtagaaactgaaaaaaaaaaatgtCAGAAATGAATAAATAACTTTACCTTCGACAGATATCAATAGTGTACGTAGAACTATTACATCTATCAAAGAATTGAAGTTTTGTTATATATATTCTATTTTCCACTGTCAATGATATTCTAGCAGATATTTTAACAATACAGGATAAGGTTGAAGTGCAAAACTAATTCGTCGTCCAGTAATCTGGAGGGTTATAAGAATTTGTTTCATATTCAGTTTCCTAGTAAAAGACGAGCATGGTCTGAACAATAAAAAACGAGGCAAATAACCATTCCATAAGGTTCATAATATTCATGAAAATAGAAGCAAACATGAAATggagtattatttatttatagCATCTGAGGTGATGAACCAGAAGTACAACTACTTATTTTGTGTTACAGCAAtcaagaaccacaagagcaaacatagcatttttttgttttgtttcagaAAACCACAATCCATGACATTGGGATTCCTATCTTAAGGTCTTGTTCAATGGCCTTGATCTGTTTCCTTTGAGTCGGACATGCAAGAACAATCAGGGCAAGGACATTCAACTTTCTCATCTATTGTGCTAGTCATGCAAGAGCAATCAGGGCAAGGACATTCTACTGTAGTCAGCAGATTTCTTGTTCTTGGGAAGTTCAAATTCACAGTGTATTTCTTGGCAAAGACGCTCGACTCAATGGTACCCGGAGTTTCAACATGAGTCTCAGTCAACTGGCTACTGCTGAAATAGAAGCAAAGCGCGAAAACCATGAAAAGCAATGCAACTGAAATTTTCTTAGCCATGGATCCAAAAATTTAAATTAGTCCCTTCTGTAATACTTTTACTAGTGATGTGGATGCTCAAAGCAATTAAGTTGTTGAAATTTATAGCGATAGATTGCCTATAATGTTCGATTTTAGGATTGAAATAATTAGTACTAGCTGCAGGGATATCGATGTTGTATCAGTATATGCCTTTTGGAATTAGTGTTTCGGCTGTCTTTAATATAAAAAGTGATGCCAATTTATCTTGGAAGCTTAAGATGGTGTTTGATGCCACCTATGGACAAAAGAAAGCATCAATCAAAAAGActgcaacaacaaacaacaacatatccacgtattcccacaagtggggtctggggagggtagagtgtacgcagaccttactcctaccttatGTAGGTAGAGAAGCTGTTTTCAATAGATCCTAGGCTTAAGTCGATCAAAAAGACTGCCTAATAAATATTTAGCTTTATGGCGTTAATATATCTGAATATCTGTCATAAGCTGAACAAGTCTTGATTGTCAACCACTTTCTGATATCTTCTGTCAGTGAATAGTTTCTAcagatgttgttgttgttgaaatgagATTGTCTTATACTTCATAAGAGTTAAATAAAGGAAGTTTCGAATTGGCAAGAATTTATTTCACCAAATAAGACTATTCACAGCAATAGTATCAATTTTCAGAAACTAAGCCATCATGCAGCCAGTTTCTCATCATCAAGAAAGCCTCTTCTGCATCTTTATCGTCGTCTAAAGATTGTGGTCGATGGGCAAAACCATGACCCCGTCCCTCAAAAACCACAACTTTGCAACCATTGGCATTTTTCTCGACCTCCCTCAACACATTTACAGGACAAAGTGAATCGTTATCACCTGCAATGAGTAGTAGCGGAACCTTAATCTTGCTAGCAACAGATACGTCAATCCGTGTGCCATAAAATGAGATCCCAACACCAAACTGAGAACCCTGGTCTTGAGCCAATATGTCTATTAATAGGCCACCTCCAAAGCAAAATCCAATGACACCAAACTTCTTTGAGATTCCTGCAGCCACAAATTCATTGACCATCCATTTTGTCGATGTGAAGATGTCTCTCACAACCCGTTGTTTGTCTAGGTTACCACGCCATTGCTCAAACGAAGCCTGAGATTTGTCCTTTCCCCATGGATTGCCACGAAACAAATCTGGTACCAGAACACTGCAAAATTATTCAATAAACACCGTCAAACAACAGAGGAATTCAATTCAATTCCTAACTAAAAGGGCTTGACATAACAATGAAGCTGAAAACAATAGTACTAATGGATATAACTTACACACACTGACAATGTATAAGATAGCACGTATCctgtcttatttttcaagttaCTAATCCCACTTTTCATGGACGGTTACTTATAGTTATCTTTTAGGTGTCCTGATATGTAAAAGGAAGTCACAAATCATTATTAATATGCTACAAATTTTGGTTGTTTGCATCACTTTCTTGCACATGGTATGAAGTAAGACAACCAAACGAGATACATTTTAAATAGAAAAGGAATAGCAGAAGGACTAAATTACTTACTTGTACCCATTGCATGCAACGCGATATGCAAAATCTCTGGTAAATGAGTCCTCATATCCAAAGATATCAGATAAGAGCAAAATGCCAGTACCATTGTTGTTCTTTACCGCGTTGCAAAGATAAGCATCAATGCTATCAACTCCATCCTCAATGGAAAGCTCAACTCCGTTAACCAATTCACAAGCCTCATCCTCTACTTTCACATTGCAACTAAAGATTTTGCATTTCCTAGGCTTTCTGAAGGATAACGAAAACCCCCAACACTTCACGTAGCTTTTCTGGACAATAACTGAAGCTTGACAGTCAGCCCTTTCTCGACAATTATCAACTTAAACAACACAAATTATCATGCATGAACTGAAGTTACAACTTAAAAAGGTACAACTTTGTTTGTTCCTTTCTACATACAAAATGTACGCGCCTTCTCTGATCGATTTAAAGTAAACTAGGAAATATGGCATACTTCAAACGTAATTAAGAATTTCATAACCACTTAGCTTTTAGCAGATTAAAACATAATATAATCTCTCCATAAACCTGTTGCCTTTTGATCTCAATTTGAAAATTATATACTTAAAGTCGAAAGAAACCCCAGCCTCCAGAGGCGGACAAAGGATTTGAATTCTATGGATTCGAACTCATTGTATTGTTCCAGTTATGGATTCATATATGCTATTTGTTCTTACTTTAGATAATTTTTTACTCATAAATTTATGCTACGCGTCGAAAGTACTGGGTTCGGATGAACCCGGCACTGCTACGCTGAACCGCCCCTGCCAGCCTCGTCATACTGGAGAGTATTGCCATAATAATAGAAAACAGGATAGAACTTTTTCCTGCAGTTTATTATTTGACCAATCAGCCACATTACACAATGTTGTATTTTCATGTCAAGACTACCTAGTCTTTCAATttaatcaatgttcaaaactacaacaacaacaacaacccagtaaaattcgACAAGTGGGGTCCGGGAGGGTagaatgtacgcagaccttacccctacccagaGGGGTAGAGtgactgtttccgaaagaccctcggctcgagaagaagaaaaataaacaataGACTATAGATCAGTGACAGCAATAGAAGATAAAAAATAGTAACAACATcgtaagaaatagaaaaatagatgtaAAAGCAATAACTATAAACAACAATACTACCATAGGAAAGACTGAGGAAACTACTTACTAACAACCCACAGCGAAACATCAACAAGCCAGCCCCGCCCCGGAAAAAAAAATGCTCGACTCCCTCCTAACCTACAAttctaatgctcgacctccaccccTTTCTATCCAGAGCCACGTCCCCAAAGAAAACATGTTAAATTTTGATGGAGATCAACAATCCAAGTCCAATTGGCACTATTGTTTCCTTGTTATGATCATTGTCTATTCCATGATATTTATAAAATGGGCATCCGACAAATCAGCTAGAGATAGTGCTGCTAAGTAAAGTGACAACAACAGACAGGGGAATGGGCAGTACAAAAAATTGGACAAAATTGAGAAGAAGATAAAAGAAGGGAGTTCTCAGATTGATAACATCAGCAGCTATCAAGAAATCACTAGTAGACTAGCATAGAAAGCGAGTGTAGTGTGTATTTTGCAATTATTGACTTAAATTCCTGAATTCGCCTGTAGGAGTATGCTTTTCATATCCCAATTTTGCTATGATGCTAAATACTTACACTTATGGTCAGAGGCGGAGCCATGATTTCAACCATATGGGTTTTAGATTCTAGAACGATGATTTCAAGTGCTATTAACTaggttctaaatttaatatttgtacatatttagtgattttgaaggggagccttggagcaacgctaaagttgtctccgtgttaCCTATAGGTCACTGGTTCAAGCTATGAAAGCAATccctaatgcttgcattagggtagattGTCTATATCACAAGGGTAGACGTTCGGTCCTTCTCGTCCCTGCATGAATGCGGGATGCTTTATACAACGAGCTACCCTTTTtatatttagtaaattttttaACACAAATACATTTGATTGATCCTATAGCCGAGCTTCTAGCTCCGTCATATGTATAAAAAGCAACATTTGGCCTATATGCACAATATAATTTCGACGAAGAATATTCAACTGATCATAATTAAAGTCAGAAAACCTACTGAAAATGGAAGATGGAATGGAGCATCAAGCGGTCGCAAGAATGTCCCCCTCCTATTAAGGAGAATGCTGCTACTACTTGTAGTTGCTGGAGCTGTATACAGAAGGGCCGACTCCATTTTTCCAACTCTCTTGTTTTGCTAAAGCAAGTGAAGAAGCTATTAATGTGCTAAATACAGAGAAAAAAGAAAGGTGACTAGTGGACAATAATAATGCATGGCATGGAGAAAATATCTTTGCCTCAAGAATTAGAGCCTCAAATGTGAAATATCtcaatcttttttcttttttctttctttctttgacGACAAGGACTTCAAGCCTGATAATTGCAGTAAACTCACTAAGGCGTCTTTTGttgggtgtataagaatagtgcggaataaagtgtattagtaatgcagaGATTAATAATGCATgagttagtaatgcaagcattagttatgcagatattatcttttatctactgtttggtatagtgtattaaaaattataatgcattgcataatttttaagaaaaatagttgtttacaaaaataccctccatattctctagctttgAGGGACTTTGAGGATAATTTTATCTTTACCGTACAAATACATGCATTAATAgcttggtattactaatgtcatGTTTTTTTATGCATTACAAGGATAATACTAaatatgatgtataactaatacaagcattaATTATACACAGATTGAAAAAATATATCAAACAAAGTATTAGTAATGCACcgaactaatgcttgcattattttttctaatacctcagGCCAAATGACCCCTAAGTTAGTTTCTATAGTATAATGGAAATGTCATCCAAAATTAAATAGCAAAAAACCAAATTTGTCTTGTATTTAGGTGAAGTGACTAAAATAAATTTTGTGATAAAAAGTCACCCAAATTACGTAATTGTAATAACACACAAGAACTAGTAATTTTCCGTGATACTTGGGCAAAATTCAGTATTTTTGACTGtagcaaataataattttatggCTTTTGTAATACTTAGACAAAGTtgagttaattttctttttttttctttggcctCGTCAACTCAACGTTAACTTTGCCTACGCGACAGGGCACAACTTGACATAAATTGTCTCTTAGCACGTTCATTATGTGCTTGTTTTTGCTCTAGGGAATTGAACCCAGGACCTTTTCTAACTTAagactcaacaaaatcaatagaCTAAGGCTATTTCTTATCCAAAAATATGATTGTTCAGAGGGCTATTTTAAATGCAAAAATCAGGACTAGCGGGTGGAAGTAATTATCATTAAAATGGCACGGTctagccaattttcggactggtcattcaaaaatagtcagtgtttgtcaagtcattgaaaaatagctactattttgctgcaacagagatcggtccagcataatatactggagttcggtgcacctgtgtatgaacttccagcatattatgcgtttgaccagtatactttgctggctccagtttactggaactccagtatattatgctggagtattttttcggattctgaacagtattttcattcagatttatctttacatgaaaagttgctaaattttgattacttttggaACTatagctatttttgaacgaccacttgtaaatctgaatatttttgaatttctccctaaaTTTTTTTGACGTACGCGTTTGACCAGTATTTTAATGCAATGAAGTGATAGGTGGCTAAGCCCCCGAGCAATTTGGGGTAGAGGCTTGATTGATGTTGACTCAACGTTATCTTTGTCTAGAACAAGATATTTTGCTTTGCTAAAACAAAGCTATAAATGAGCATTTGATTACTTTCCCATAGTAGAAAGGCCTTCTTAAAACAGTAAGCAAAGTGAAACAGTATTCAATAGTACTTGTTTTTCAAAATAAGAGGAGAATTAGATTTTTCATAATTCCTTTTATTAATGAAGAATCAACCATGCTCACCACCAACCGtttaaattaatatatatatatatatatatatatatatatatatatatatatatatatatatatataaataaaaaaaattgtgtgTAATCATTATATAACTTATGTGGCTAGAAAAAAAGTAAACTGTAAATCGGCTAATCGTGTAAAGATCCCTTTATTAATAAAGGTCGGAGTAGTTGTTTTAAAgaattttcaaccttaaagaaaCAAAATTAATCAATGTAAAATCGCATAATTTTCTCTAATAAACGGTAGCCATCACCTAGCTTGTTTGGCTAAGTTTTTCCAAGGCAaaaagttccttttttttttctttcaaaaagaggACTTCTTTCTCAAAGTTGAGGTGTTTGGTTAAATTTTTAGGAAGAATGAAAGAGctaaaaaattttgaaaagttgaaaaaaaatagcttcttccAAAAAGTATAAGCAAAAGTTGTTTCTAAGTTTCCTCTTGGCAAAAATACCCTTAGCAAAAATTATATCTAAACATAATTCTACTAACATATAagcatttctttttattttttagaataaATTCATAATAATGGTGACTTTTGGGggtgaatacatatatatatttgttcAATGATGTATTTAAACCATTGAAAGAATAAAGTACTTTCaatttaattttcatattttacttaataaAAATGAAGAACTTAATTATAGTCTTTcacaataaatattttaaattatttatctacttcaataatattttaatattaagtAAAAAATTCCATGCCCTTATTtgtaatttgacacttaaaatACTATTTGATAAGGATTCGTACCAGTACATAGTAAATGCAAGGATAGTCATTGATAAAGTTCAAATCTGGAACAATTGTAAGCTTCTTTAAAACCATATACAAATTCCATGGCATAAGAATCACTGAATTAATCAGCAACTTGCAGAACaactttagaaaaaaa belongs to Nicotiana tabacum cultivar K326 chromosome 6, ASM71507v2, whole genome shotgun sequence and includes:
- the LOC107761401 gene encoding uncharacterized protein LOC107761401; this encodes MESALLYTAPATTSSSSILLNRRGTFLRPLDAPFHLPFSKSYVKCWGFSLSFRKPRKCKIFSCNVKVEDEACELVNGVELSIEDGVDSIDAYLCNAVKNNNGTGILLLSDIFGYEDSFTRDFAYRVACNGYNVLVPDLFRGNPWGKDKSQASFEQWRGNLDKQRVVRDIFTSTKWMVNEFVAAGISKKFGVIGFCFGGGLLIDILAQDQGSQFGVGISFYGTRIDVSVASKIKVPLLLIAGDNDSLCPVNVLREVEKNANGCKVVVFEGRGHGFAHRPQSLDDDKDAEEAFLMMRNWLHDGLVSEN